The genomic segment ATCGATATAGAAGAAGGCGGAAAATTTCTCGGGAGCTGTAAGATGAAAAATGAACCGAAACTTCTTGAAAGCTCAAGAATTTTCGAGGAGAAAAAAAAACGAGAACCGACCGAAGATTCGGATTCAGGCCAGAAAAACACGGATTGATTTGTTTTTTGTGCCTGGCTTTTGCCTGTTCCCTGAACAAACAGGAGTGTAAAAATATGATCCTGACAAGCGACGCTTTCGGTTACGGCGAGGAGATCCCCGCTAAATACACCTGCGACGGTGAAAATATATCGCCTGAACTGTCATGGGATTCCTTCCCTTCACAAACCAAATCTTTCGCTTTAACCTGCGACGACCCGGACGCTCCATCAGGAGGCTGGGTGCACTGGGTCGTGTACAACATTCCAGCAGATATAAATTCCCTTCAAGAAAGAATGCCTTCTGACAGCATACTCCAAAACGGCATAAATCAGGGGCTGACGGATTTCAGAACGACAGGCTACGGTGGACCGTGTCCGCCAAGCGGAAAGCACCGTTACTTCTTTAAAATATACGCTCTCGATGAAAACCTTGTACTGGAACCCGGTATGGAGATGGATGATCTGATGAAAGCGATATCCCCTCATATAATAGCCTCAGGGGAGCTGATGGGAGTCTATTCCAGAAAAAGGTAGCTTTTTAAACGCTGAAAAAGAATTCGACGACATCACCGTCGCGCATAATGTATTCTTTGCCTTCCGACCTCACAAGATTTTGACTTTTTGCTTTTTGTATGTTTCCGGTTTTTTTGAGATCTTCAAAGTGTACTACTTGAGCCCTTATAAAACCCCTTTCCAGGTCAGAATGAATTTTTCCAGCAGCTTGAGGCGCTTTGGATCCGCTTTTTGTCAACCATGCTCTGCTCTCTTTGGGGCCTGTAGTTAAAAAAGTGACAAGGTCGATTCCTTCAAGAAGTTTTTTAGCAAGTTCGATTTTACCGCCAGGTTTTATTCCGAAGTCCCTACGGAAATCATCGGCTTCATCTTGTTTCATTTGGCATATTTCAAGTTCAAAATTCGAGCATATTGACACCGTCGGTATGCCTTTTTCAGTAATTTTCTTTGTAGAGTCTTCAGTCTTGTAAAGCCTCTCGTCAGAGTTCAACACCGCGAAAGCTTTCAAATGCGATACCAAGCCAATCCTTTCAGCCCATTCGAAATACTGCGGTTCGAGTTCATTTCTAAGAGGGGCATTATTCTCGAGGATAGGCAGAATTTTATCTGCCAGGATTTTTTTTTCGAGGTCTTCTATGTTAGTCCTCTTGAATTTGTTGTCGTTAAGCCTTAAAAGACGACCCTCAACCGTATGTAAATCCGAAAGGATAATAAAGGTTTCCAGAAGATCCAATTCCGACACAGGATCAGGTTCGCCAAGAAATCCCGATTGCGAAAAATTCCTGAGGCAATATAAAATTGCGTCTTTGCCTTTTGAGGAGGGAACGACTTGTTTTTCAAAAAAATCCTCATCTTCGACTCCGGATTTCGGAGCCGGAGTGTCCGCAATGCCGACCTTGGCGTAGACCTTTTTTTTGGACGAGCTCATTTGGACAAGCCAGTCAACCCTTTCGTCGGCAAGTTCGATGACTCCCTTGGGGTTTTTTGATCCGGTCAAAAAATGAATAAGTGTTGATTTGCCGGAGCCTTTTCTACCTATTATTTGAATTTCCAAGAATATCCCTCAATTTATTTAAAATTTCTTCATCAGGGTTGTAAGACTCGGTGAAGAGGTTTATTTCGCTGAATTTCCACCCTGTAATACTGCCGTCTTCGTTTAATTCGAGGTCAATCAAACCGACCGAAGATAAACCAGTGTGAATTCTAAAATTTAGTGTGTGGTTCAGCGAACTCTCCCAGGTGCCTGCAAAACCGTCAAAACCGCCTATTATTATGTCGATGCCGGCAATTGAATTTGCCGTCAGAGTGTCGTGCCTGAAACTCGAATGACTCAGAGCTATAACAATATCGCAATTCTCTTGGTTCAAAGAATCAAGCGCTATCGACAAGGCGTCGTTTTCTTTCAGAACTCGGTTTTCATTTAAAATCTCATGAGGCAAAAACCATTCGGCGTGGCTTGAAATGTAACCCGTGACTCCTATTTTGACCCCGTTGATTTGGAAAATTCTAAACGGTTCAAAAATCCAATTGCCTGCAGAATCGACAAGAGAAGACGAGATGAATTCACAATCCATTTCTTTTGAAATGCCCTCTAAGAACCGGACGCCTTTGAAAAGGTCGTCTATTCCGACAGACATGGCGTCGTATTCCATATCGCGTGCAACATAGATGCCGGCTTCAATTCTTCTTGTGGATCCTGCGGGAGAAAGCCCCCAAAAATTACCTGCGTCTAGTAACAAGTCTGGTTTTTCAACTTCGAGAAAAGTGCGAAGCGAAGCTGCGCTTCCCAGGGGAGGAGGAAAAGTAGGGCTTATCCATGTCGCTGTTGATGGCGTGTAATTTCCTTGAACGTCTGAGGTGAAACATATTCTGATGT from the candidate division WOR-3 bacterium genome contains:
- a CDS encoding YbhB/YbcL family Raf kinase inhibitor-like protein — protein: MILTSDAFGYGEEIPAKYTCDGENISPELSWDSFPSQTKSFALTCDDPDAPSGGWVHWVVYNIPADINSLQERMPSDSILQNGINQGLTDFRTTGYGGPCPPSGKHRYFFKIYALDENLVLEPGMEMDDLMKAISPHIIASGELMGVYSRKR
- the ychF gene encoding redox-regulated ATPase YchF; translation: MEIQIIGRKGSGKSTLIHFLTGSKNPKGVIELADERVDWLVQMSSSKKKVYAKVGIADTPAPKSGVEDEDFFEKQVVPSSKGKDAILYCLRNFSQSGFLGEPDPVSELDLLETFIILSDLHTVEGRLLRLNDNKFKRTNIEDLEKKILADKILPILENNAPLRNELEPQYFEWAERIGLVSHLKAFAVLNSDERLYKTEDSTKKITEKGIPTVSICSNFELEICQMKQDEADDFRRDFGIKPGGKIELAKKLLEGIDLVTFLTTGPKESRAWLTKSGSKAPQAAGKIHSDLERGFIRAQVVHFEDLKKTGNIQKAKSQNLVRSEGKEYIMRDGDVVEFFFSV